In Strigops habroptila isolate Jane chromosome 6, bStrHab1.2.pri, whole genome shotgun sequence, a single genomic region encodes these proteins:
- the ANKRD66 gene encoding ankyrin repeat domain-containing protein 66, with translation MTELHEAVAVGDYDLVDEILRTRHCDPNHKDADWHDRTPLHWAAAKGQSELVKLLVDHGARHCLRTDVGWTPAHFAAEAGRLGVLRTLHSLHAAMDAADLFGDTPRRLAEIYGHQDCSRFLERAEVESRNYRRTAAVKGIPLDQVDEDWELKKEELKRNPPCSWKNCTSFAQKKSPKKRGKQ, from the exons ATGACAGAGCTCCAcgaagctgtggctgtggggGACTATGACCTGGTGGATGAGATTTTGAGGACAAGGCACTGCGACCCAAATCACAAGGATGCCGACTGGCACGACAGAACCCCGCTGCACTGGGCTGCTGCAAAAG GGCAATCAGAGCTGGTCAAGCTCCTCGTGGATCACGGTGCCCGGCATTGCCTGCGGACTGACGTGGGCTGGACTCCAGCTCACTTCGCTGCCGAGGCAGGCAGGCTGGGGGTGCTTCGCACCCTTCATTCCCTGCACGCCGCCATGGACGCGGCCGACCTCTTCGGTGACACTCCCAGGAGGCTTGCGGAAATCTATGGTCACCAGGACTGCTCCAGGTTCTTAGAAAG agcagaggtggagAGCAGAAACTATCGCAGGACAGCTGCCGTGAAAGGAAtcccattagaccaggttgatGAAGACTGGGAACTCAAGAAAGAAGAACTGAAGAGAAACCCACCATGTTCTTGGAAGAACTGTACATCCTTTGCTCAAAAGAAAAGTCCAAAAAAGAGGGGGAAGCAGTAG